CGAGGACGCCGACGACCTCGAAGCCGAAATCGAGCGCGTCGGCGACGCCATCGAGGAAATCGAGGACGCCAAGGAGCAGGTCGGCGACCTCACCAGCACGATTCCCGGCCTGAAGAACACGCTGGAGGACATCCAGACCGAAAACGAGTCTGCTGACGCCGACGACGCCGCGACCGAGGAGGCCGACGCTGACGACGCCGAGGAAGCCGAGGCCGCGGACTGAGTCCGCCTCAGAACGACTCGTCGCTGTCCTCGCCCTCGGCGCTTCCCGCACCGCGGTCGGTGTAGCCCTTCCGACCGACGGCCTCGCTACCGACGCGGTTCAGCACGGTCTGCCTGACCTCGTCGGCGGACTCGAACTCCTCGTCGCCCCCCGTCACCAGCACCTCGCGGAACGATTCCGACCCGTCAGACATCCCGATTTCGCGGTCGCCGTACCGTTCGAGCAGTTCGTCCGCGGAGATGGGATACTCCTCGTTTTCGAGGTCGTCCTCGATATTGCTGAAGTCCAGTCCGAGCGTCCGGTCGTCGTCCCCTGATTCACTCATACCCCGAGGTACGCCGCGAACTCGAATAAGGTGTGTGGCCCGTTCGGCGTACTTGCGGTTCCTTTCGGTCTTTCACGTCCATAGAGCGTCCGCAAACCGAGGGTCCGATTACTTGTGCGGCGGCAGGGGTACGTTTCGCGATTCGACGGCTTCGAGCAGTCGTCCCAGCGCCTCGCTCGCCAGTTCCAGCAGTTCCGCCCCGCGCTCGGCCGGACCGTCCGCGGGGTCGCCGACCACGCCGTTCTCCGTGAACTCCGCCGAGTCGTACGTCAGATTCGAGTAGCTGACCCACTCGCCCCACCGGTCGCTGGCCCCTTCGCGGGCCTCCGCGACGCGCTCCTCGGCCACGAGGTCCGGAGCGACGTGGCGCAGCATCGCGGTTTCGAGCGGTCCGCCGTGGCCCATCTCGTCGCCGTGGTCGCCGACCGCGTCGAACCACGTGAACGGGACGGCGTAGGCGTCGTCCTCGCGGGTGATGGTGCCCGCGACCTCGCGGAGCGCGCCGACGTTGCCGCCGTGGCCGTTCACGAGGACCACTCGGTCCCAGCCGTGGTGGGCGAGACTGGCGACCGTCTCGCGGACGTAGTCCCGGAACGTGTCGGGACTGACCCAGAGCGTGCCGGTGAACTGGCGGTGTTCGGCCGCGACTCCGACCGGAATCGCCGGCGCGACGACTACCTCGCCGCCGTAGGCGTCCGCGCCCGCCTCGGCGACCGCCTCGGCGGTGAGTACGTCGGTGCCGAGGGGCGCGTGCGGACCGTGCTGTTCGGTGCTGCCGACCGGCAGGAGCGCGAGGTCGGTCTCCGCGGCGTCGGCGTCGGTCCACGTCGAGTCGAAGAGGTTCATGTCCGAGCAGAGGGCGAGCGCGGACTTGTAGCCGGGGGATTCGGGACCACTCTCGACTGCCGACCTCAGTGCGGAGGAAATCATAACCTTCGGGCCGCCGAACCCCCGCGCATGGTCCGCATCCTCTCAGACTCGCAGGTCGCCGACTGCCTCGACCTCGCCGACCTCTTGCCCGTCGTCCGCGAGGCGTTCGTCAAGCAGGGCCGGGGCGAAGTCGAACGCCCCGACCGACCGCACTTCCCGGTCGGGGCGGGACTCGACGGTCCCGACCCCGCGGGCACCGGTCTCGTCATGCCCGCGTACCTCCACGGGGCCGCGTTCTACGCGACGAAGTTGGTCGGGGTCCACGAGGGCAACGCAGAGCGCGGCCTGCCGACCGTCAACGCCCAAATAGCGCTCACCGAGGCCGGAACCGGTCTCCCGGCGGCCTACCTCGCGGGGACGAGAATCACCAACGCCCGGACGGGGTGCATCGGCGGACTCGCGGCGGCCGAACTCGCGGTAACTCCGGCGGCTCCGGACTCCGGCCTCACGCTCGCGCTCCTCGGCGCGGGCACGCAGGCGCGCTGGCAGGCCCGGGCTATCGCGGACGCGACCGACCTCGAATCGGTGCGCATCTACTCGCCCAGCGACTCGAAGGACGACTGCGTCGCCGACCTCCGCGAGGAACTCGACCTGCCCCCGGACGCAATCGTGACCGCCGACTCTCCAGAAGACGCAGTTAGGGGCGCGAACGTGGTCGTGACCGCGACGACAGCGACCGACCCCGTCTTCCCCGGCGCGGCGCTGGACCCCGGCGCACTCGTCGTCGCGGTCGGAGCCTACACCGCCGAGATGCGGGAGTTGGACGCCGAGACGTTCGAGCGCGCGAGTCGCGTCTTCGCCGACGTGCCAGAGGAGGTCGCAGAAATCGGGGACGCGCTAGAGGCCGACCTCGCGGCGGACGACCTCGTGCCCTTCTCGGCGGTGCTGGAGGGTCGGGCTGGCCGCGACTCCGGCGACGATATCCTCGTGGTCGAGAGCGTCGGAACTGCAGTGTTGGACGCGGCGGCCGCCGAACACGTCTTCGGGGTAGCCGAGGAGAAGGGCGTCGGCATCGAGGTTTCGCTGTAGCTACTTCCCGTCCGATGGACCTGTGGGTCCAGTCTCCGACACCTCTGGTTCCGCGCCCGGCGGCGGCGCTCGGTCGCTCTCGGGCGTCTCGTCCTCGTCGATGACGGTCGCCTTCCACGTCCCACGGGTGAACCACAGCGCGGCCGCGACGGCTCCGAGGACGTTGCCCAGCGCCATCCCGACCCAGATGCCGGTCGCGCCCATGTCCGCGACGAACGCGAGGTAGTAGACCGTCGGCACCCGGCCGACCCAGAGCGCCACCGCCGAGAACGCCATCGCGGTCTTGGTGTTGCCCGCGCCGCGGTACGCCCCGAGCATGACCTGCAGAATCGCCATGAAGGTGAACTCCACCGAGCGAATCCGGAGGTATTCCGCGCCGTGGCGGACCGTCTCGCGGGCGGCGTCGGTGCCGGTGGCCATGAACACCGAGACGATGGGTTCGGGGAACAGCGCCGCGATTACTGCGACCCCGAACATCACGGCCGCGCCGACCTTCGCGGCTATCCACGCGGCGCGCTCGGCCCGGTCGGACTTGCCCGCGCCGAGGTTCTGGCCCACCATCGTGTTGGTCGCCCGGCCGAGACCCATCGCCGGGAGGAAGACCAGCGAGGCGAGGCGGTTGCCCAGTCCGTAGGCCGAGACCACCGGCGGTGCGAACTGGACCACCATCGCGGTCAGCGTTATCATCGCCAGCGCGCTCATCGACTGTTCGAGCGTCGAGGGGACGCCGATGCGCACGATGTCCCAGATGTAGCTCAGGTCCGGAACGAGATACCTCGTCTGCACGTCCGGTCCGACTCTGGCGACGAACAGGACGTAGAACCCGAGGACGCTGGCGACGCCGCGCGAGAGGATGGTCGCCAGCGCCGCGCCCTCGATGCCCATCCCGGAGAGTATCTCGGTTTCGATGCCCAGCGCCGGAACTGGACCGACCCCGAAGATGAGCAGGGGGTCGAGGACGACGTTCATCGCGACCGAGACCACCATCACGCGCATGGGCGTCCTCGTGTCGCCGTACCCGCGCATCAGCGACGTGAACACGAAGAAGCCGAACAGGAACGGGAGACCGAGGAAGAACACCTCCATGTACTGACCCGCGAGCGGGATTATCTGGTCGGTGGTCGCGCCCTGACTCGGCAGCAGTTCGAGCATCGAATCGGTGGCGACGTAGCCGAGCGCGCCCAGTGCGACCGCCAGCAGCGTGACGAACGTCAGAATCTGGCCCGCGACCTTTCCGGCGGAGCCTTCGCTGTCCGCGCCCGTGTACTGTGCGACGAGGATGGACCCCGCGGTCGTGAACCCGCCCGCGATGGAGATGAGCAGGAAGATGAGCGGAAACGCGAGGCTCAGCGCGCCCACCGCGTCGGCCGACAGTCGCCCGAGCCAGAACGTGTCTGCGATGTTGTACGTGACCTGCAGTAACTGGATGACGACGATGGGCCACGCCAGTTTGAACATCGGGCCGAGGAGTCCACCCTCGGTAATCGTATCGTCGGTGCTTGTGGTGTTCATGATACTTCGAAACGAAAGGGGTATTTTTGAAGGTTGCGAGTTGTTCGCTCTACGACCAGTCTCGGACAGCTATCCTACACGTCTGATAAGTAAGGAGAAACGTAAATGGATTGCCGAGATACGGTAACGTATCCCATAATGTAAACTGTCGCACGCTTTCCGTCTCGGACACCGGACAAAACGCACGACGCGGGAGTAGAACCCGAAGTCCGGTCCTACTTGCTCCGATTGTCGCTGCGCCGACTCCGACTGGCAGGGGTGCAAATCCGTCTCCGAATTGCGTCCTACGCTGGGCGAGACCGGGTTCACGCATCGCTCGCCGTTTCGTGAGAGGAAAAGCGGGCGACGTGGGATTTGAACCCACGACCTCTTGGTCCGGAACCAAGCGTTCTGTCCGCTGAACTAGCCGCCCTCAGTACTTCGTACCCCGGTCTCCGACTTAATCGTTGGGAAAGCCCCACATTTCGCCCTGCGTAGTCAGCGAGTTCGTTTAAGAAACTAGCGCGAGTCCATCCGATGGGTTTCCAACGACCGTAAACACTCTCGAAGAACTGTTCGAGCACGAACTGGAAGGCATCTACTGCGCCGAACACGAGATACGGGACGCGCTCGAAAACCTCGAATCACAGGTCGAACACGAAGACATCGAGGAGGCGTTCCGCGACCACCACGAGGAGACGCAGGGCCACATCGACCGCCTCGAAGAAGTAATCGATAGGCTCAGCGAACCCGCCGAAGAGGAAGAGTGCGAAGCGATTCAGGGTATCATCACCGAGCAGGAACACTTCGCCGAGGAGGACCCCGACCAAGCGGTCTTGGACGCGTTCAACCTCCCTGCCGCCCAGAAGGTTGAACACTACGAGATAGCCGCCTACGGGAGCCTCGCCATGCTAGCCGACCGACTCAGGATGGACGAGGCTGGCGATATCTTCCACGAGAACTTGGAGGAAGAAGAGGCCACGCTGGAGAAACTCAAAGACCTCGCGGCGAACTTCGGCTACCGGCAGATAGCCCCGGATTGAATTTCTTCGTCTCTCGCCGTTTGTTGGCCTTGGGCGAATTGAATAACGGCTCCGTTAGCGTTTATTCTTATTTAACTTCGTATTGCTATTGGGATTTTAGCGAGACCGTGACCGGGAATTCTATTCATTTGTCGTTCCGGGTTCTTTCGTGCAGCATTCCTGAAGAGAGACCGACTGCGAGAGCTAAAAGAACAGTCAGTGAGTGAACTATTCCTATCATGGAAGTCTCTCCTGATACACCGAGTGTCAGCATGAGAGACGTGCCTACTGCGATTACGAATTGACCCTCGTTTCTCGACTCTCCACCGTAAAGTAGCCAGTTCCAGACTTCTCGTCTCGATATTACGACGATAAGATTTGCCACTATTATCCCAATACCAAGGGAGAGGTACAGTTTCCCGGTATTGAGTATCGTTGCGATGGACGCCGCTAATCCGATGAGTGTTGATAATATGTAACGAGTAGAGTCTTTCATAGGAAATCAATTGATTCTGTTTGTGATTGTGTCGCCCGAACCTGCAGCCTGCACTACATCAATTACCGCACTCGGGATTAAATTTTCCTCCAAGGTGACCGTCTCCGCGACTATACTGAGTAACTTCACTGGGTCCTTTGTCCCATCCTAGAGCTGCGCACTTCTGTATCTCGGGACCAAAGAAACCGTCGTAGTCTTTCGGCATAAGTGTGTACGCCGATCCCGAAGCCGCTTTGAGAACCCATCCAATAAACGCACTGACTGCCCACGTTTCCGGATTATATTTCGTCGCACTACGTATCAGAGTGAGGACGGCTCCAGTCAACGCGCTCTTTGACCAGTAATCTGCTGGCTCGGAAAGTTCGAAAGTCAGCCCACCGTATTTGTGACCGTATTCTCGATTTTGACAGTAATTGTATTTACAGTCCTTATGAAGTGATCCTCCTGTGTTCTTTGACCGCTCAATAATCACATTTCCTTGGGTACTAACCATCGTACTTACATCTACGCTTTTGACATCAGACGTACTCACGCTAGCATCAGAAGCACTTAGGTACTCTACCCGTCCTTCCTTTTCCCCACTAGTATACACTAGCATGTAGAATGTTTCACCATCTACGGTAACTCTTTCAACTGTACGGTCGGACTCGGATTGGAGTGTCTCTGCTTCGTCAATCGAAGAACCCTCGTTGGCTGTTGCTGTTGCGCTTAAAAAAGGAGCACCAACCGTTAGCAGTCCCGCAGATTTGACGAACTTTCTTCTACTGTTAGATTCCGGGTTTTTCGCATTGCAACCATCGCTTGATAATACTTTAACTAATAAATTTTGACTTTACCATAGTTAAAATAGGAGTAAGAAACTTGAATACATCGGGGGGTATTTTATATATGCCGGTATCTATATTAGAAGACCCTATTATGGTAATTTGTTATTGCAATAATATCGCAAATTATTCGTGGTGGTCGGAAACCTCGCCACCATCCGGGCCGACTGCCTGCCCCTCCGATTTGGTGGCGCGCTCCTCGACGGCGTCGATGACGGCGTCCTTCCACGTCCCGCGGGTGAACCACAGCGCGGCCGCGATGGCCCCGACGACGTGACCGACCGCGACGCGACCCAGATACCGGTCGGGCCGAGTGCGGTCTGGAAGGCGAGCAGGTAGACAACCGGAACGCGGACGAACCAGAGCGTAATCATCGAGAACGCCAGCGCTGTCTTGGTGTTCCCCGCACCGCGATAGGCCCCGACCAGCACTTGGAAGACCCCGATGAAGGCGAACTCGACCGTCCTGATGCGGAGATACTCCGAGGCGAACTCGACCGTCCTCGCCGCATCGCTCGACCCGGTGGCCATGAACACCGAGACGATGGGTTCGGGGAACAGCGCGGCGAGGACCGCCAGCACGAACATCACGCTCGCGCCGACCGTCGCCGCGAGTTTGACCGCCTGCTCGGCGCGGTCGGGGTTGCCCGCGCCGAGGTTCTGGCCCACCATCGTGTTGGTCGCTCGGCCGAGACCGACCGCCGGGAGGAAGACCAGCGAGATGAGTCGGTTACCCAGTCCGTAGGCGGCGATGACCGCCGGTTCGAACGTCACTATCATCACGGTCAGCGTCACCATCGCCAGCGCACCCGCCGACTGCTCGAACGCCGACGGCGTCCCGATGCGGACGATATCTCTGATATATTCGAAGTCGGGCGCGAGGTGCCTGAGATGAACGTCCGGACCCACGTCGGTCCCGAAGAGGATGGCGACGCCGACGAGACCCGCGACCGCACGCGCGACCAGCGTCGCCCACGCCGCACCCTCGATGCCCATCTTGTCGAATGGACCGACACCGAAGATGAGAATCGGGTCGAGAACGACGTTCAGCGCGACGCTGACGGCCATCACGCGCATCGGCGTCCGGGTGTCGCCGTACCCCCGGAGGAGCGCGGAGAACGCCCGGAAGCCGAACATGAGGGGGAGACCGAGGAAGAATATCTTCATGTACTGCTCGGCCAGCGGGACGACCTGTTCGGCGGTGGCGTCGTCGCTGGGGAACACCGACAGCATCGGTCCCGCGCCGTAGTAGCCGACGACACTCAGGAGGACGCCGACGGCGACGACGAACCCCAGCGTCTGGCCCGCGACTTTCCCGGCCGACCCGTCGCTGTCCGCGCCCATGTACTGAGCGACGAGCGTACTCCCCGCGACGCTGAACCCGCCGCCGAACGCGATGAGGAGGAAGATTATCGGGAACGAGAGACTGATCGCGCCGACCGCATCGGCCGAGTAGCGACCCAACCAGAACGCGTCGGCGACGTTGTAGGCGACCTGTAGGAGTTGTGTGACCACGATGGGCCACGCGAGGTGGAAGAGTGGACGCGCTAACCCACCCTCCGTGATACCGTCGGACTGGGTCGATGGCACTGTTCTCCTTCAGAACTTCTTAGGATTTCAATGCTTCGGGTTGAAATTTCAACCGGCTAAGCGGAAAACGAGCGCGTAGAGAGGCGTGAAAATCGCGGCAGTCCCGTTCGCGTCGGGGTGTTCCGTCTGCGTCAGGGCGTCTCGTTCGTTTCGAGTGCGAGGTCGTCGGTCGGGTACGCGGTGCAGGTGAGGACGTACCCCTTCTCGACTTCGTCCTCGCCGAGCGTCTCGTTGTTGCTGTGTTGGACGTACTCGGTTGCGTCGCCGTTCTGAACCTTGCCACCACAGGAGAGACACTGGCCCTGCCGACAGGCGTAGGGCAGGTCCCAGCCTTCGTCCTCACCGGCTTCCAGCAGCGTCTCGTTGTTGGCGACTTCGATGGTCTCGCCCTCGTTGACGTACTCGACGTCGAAGTACTCCACCTCGTCGTCGGAGATGGCGGCGGGGTCGAAACCGGCGTCCTCGTCGTCTTCGCCTTCGAGTTCACCTTCGGCACCACCGCCGACCGCGACCGCGCCGCCACCGCCGCCGATGGAGCGGTTCATCGGTTCGGGGAAGTCGGTTTCCGCCACGGTCTCGGCTCGGCGTTCGAGCACCTCTTGGGAGATATCGTCGGGAGTCCGCCACTCGGTGCCCTCCGAGTAGTGGAGCGCCACCACGATGAGGACGAGCGTTAGCCCGAGTCCCAGACCCAGTACGTCTACCATGGGTGAGGCTACGGAAGGGTGGTTTAACAGCATTGTGATTGCCATCCGACAGCGGGCACACGTTTTTGCCCTCCGCGCGACGAGAGTACGCCGTGACCACCGACATCGTAGTCGTCGTCTACGAGGGGTTCGACGAGATGGACGCCATCGCTCCATACGAAGTGTTTTCGCACGCGAGCGACCGCGGGTGCGACCTCGACGTGAGCGTCCGCACGCTCGACTCGGCCGACCGAGTGACCGCCAGTCACGGTCTCGACGTCGAGGTAGACGGCCGACTCGCCGACGCGGACCCCGATTTCGTGGTCGTCCCCGGCGGCGGGTGGAACGACCGCGCAGATACAAGCGCGTGGGCCGAGGCCCAGCGCGGCGACCTCCCGCGAGCGCTCACAGACCTCCACGAGGACGGGGTCGGACTCGCGGCGGTCTGCACCGGCGGGATGCTTCTCGCGGAGGCAGGGATTCTGGACGACCGTCCTGCGGTCACGCACGCGAGCGCACTGGACGACCTCCGGGAGACCGACGCCGAAGTCGTGGACGCCCGCGTAGTGGACGCCTCCGGTGGCACTCTGTCGAGCGGTGCCACGCCGTCGGACGACGGCGACGTACTGACCGCGGGCGGCGTCACCTCGGGACTCGACCTGTCGCTGTATCTGGTCGGGCGAATCTGCGGCGAAGAGGTCGCCGAGCAGGTAGCGACCGAAATCGAGTACGAACCGCGCGAGGACGTGTACGTCGCCCGCGAGGAGTGAGGCGTCTGCGAAGAGCGTGTCATTCGATTTAGGACGGCCTAAAATCGAAGTTCTTAACCCGGATTAGGCAGACCTAAAAGTCAATGGCAAGAGACGATTCGGTACGGACGACTCGACGCAAGTACCTCACTGTCAGCGGCGCACTGGCGGCCTCCGGAATCCTCGCGGGGTGTACCGGCGGGTCGAGCGACGAGCAGACCACCACGACGACCGAGGAGACGACGACCACGACCGAAGAGACGACGACCACGGAGGAAGCCACCGAGACGACGACCGAGGGCGAGTCCTACACCGTCTCGATGGAACCCGTCGGCGACGTGACGTTCGACTCCGTGCCCCAGACGTGGGTGGCCAACAACGGTAGCTGGGCCGACATGGGCGTCGCGCTCGGCGTCGAACCGCCGAAGGCGCTGTGGCTCACCAGCCGCTATCACACCAAGTACTACGACGCCATCGACGGCGTCTCCGTGGACAAGAGCGACATGGTGAGCCTGTATCAGGACGGAGTGAGCAAGGAACTGTTCTACGAACTCGACGCCGACGTTCACGTCATCGACCCCAACTTCCTGATGAACCGGTTCAAGGGCTGGAAGCAGGCCGACATCGACGAGGTCAGCCAGAACATCGCGCCCTTCTTCGGTAACAGCATCTTCTCGCGCGGCTACGGTTGGCACGAGAACTACCGCTACTACACACTCTACGAGGCGTTCGGAAAGCTCGCGGAGCTGTTCCAGCGCACCGACCGCTACGAGGCGTTCAGCACGCTCCACGACGAGTTCCAGACGAAGTCTCGGAGGTCGTTCCGCCGAAGAACGAGCGCCCGGCCGTCGCCGTCCTGTGGGCCGGCGGCGACGAACCCGAGAGCTTCCTCCCCTACATCATCAGCGAAGGGACGAGTTTCAAGCAGTGGCGCGACCTGAAGGTCCGCGACGCGCTCGCCGAGACCGACGTCAAGGACTTCCACAGCAACCGCGGCGAAATCGACTACGAGACCCTACTGGAGGTGGACCCCGACGTGCTCCTGCTCCGCGGACAGGAGGGCAAGACCGCCAAGCAGTTCCAGGACACGGTCGTCTCGTTCATGAAGGACCACGACGTCGCGAGCAGTCTGACCGCCGTCAAGAACGGTGACGTCTACCGCGGCGGGTCGCTGTATCAGGGTCCCATCACGAACCTCGTCCTCACCGAACGCGCCGCCAAACAGGTCTACGACGCCGAGGGTCAACTGTTCGACCGCCAGCGCGTCGCCGACATCGTGAACGGCGACTTCTGACCGGTGGCCCGACTCGCGCCGTCGAGTCGTTCCGGTAGCTCACGGTCACGCGCGAACAATTTTGGCTTCTCGACCCTCGACGCCTACATCGAGCGGTACGAGTTCGACGGCCGACCGTTCGTCGAGAAGCACCCGGTGCTAGAGTCGGTCGTCGGATAGTCCGCTCTCTTCGTTCTCCGGTCTAAATCGCGACCCGCGTCACCACCACCGCTCGCTCGACCCGTCGGTGGATTCTGGCCGGACGCCCCACAGCGCGGCGGAGTGGAGTTCGGTCGGGCCGAACGCCTCGAAATCACCCTGACCGCACATGTCCCACCACTGTTCTTTCAGTCGGTTCCAGTAGACGCCATTGAAGTTGAACTCGGTACAGTACCAGTCTCCGCGAGTGTCGAGGACGAAGTCGACGCCCCACGTCGCCTCGTCGAACTCCGCGGCGATTCGCTCGGCGTACCGGCGCGGCGTCTCGAACGACACGTCGTGGCGGAGTGGTTCGAGGTAGTCGTACCGGCCTGCACAGACCATCGAGTCGACGACGGAGTTGTCCGCACCGTTACCTCTGGTCTCGCACGGCGTCCGGCCGATTACCTCGCCGCCGTCCACGAAGAACCGGACCGAGGGGTGACACGAGTGAGTCGGAACCCGGCAGAAATCGAGGTCAAGCTACTCCCGGACGACGAGACCGCCGCCGTGGGGCCAGCCCTGCTCGTCGTTCTGATTCAGGAGTGACTCGACTGTCCGGTCCACGGTCTCGGAGTTGGGACGCGAGACGAACGACCCCTCGCGCAGTCGGACCGTCGCGGCCTTGAACTGCGTTCGGACGAACGCGCGGTGGAGGTCGTTGTCGTCCATGAACGCCAGAATGGCGTCGGTGTCCCACCGATAGCCGTCGTCGGTCGGTTCGAGGGCCACGAACGTCGTCCGGGGGACCGGCACGTCGAGCGACCGGAGGCGCGACCAGTAGTAGTCGACCCGTCCGCGCTCGTCCGTGAAGTCGCTGAAGAAGAGGGAGACGGGCGACGGCATACTCCTCCCGTTCGCGTCGGTCGCCTATCAAGTTGGCGCAGGTGTGAGTGTCGGTCACATCGCTGGGACTGCGCCGCCAAACGGAACGGAAAATGACACGCAGAGCAGCGGAACTCTGTCTGCTGTCGTTACTTCTCCCGGCGCGCGACCTCGTGCCGACCGAATCCGTACCGCAGTCGGTTCGCCAGACGCCGGGAGAACCGCCCGTCCTCGCGCACCCGAGAGCCGAACCGCTCGCCGAGCGCCTGATAGATGAGCGGCACCGGGACCTCCTGCTCCAGCGCCTCCTGTACGGTCCACGTGCCCGTCGAACCACCGGCCACGTAGTCGTCCACGTCCCCGAGGTCGGTGCCCTCCTCGCGGAAGGCCTCCTCGCAGAGTTCCAGCAGCCACGACCGGATGACCGCGCCGTTGTTCCACGTCCGGGCGACCGCTTCGAGGTCGAGGTCGTACCGGCCCTCCGCGAGCAACTCGAAGCCCTCGCCGTAGGCCTGCATGAGCGCGTACTCGACGCCGTTGTGGACCATCTTGACGTAGTGACCCGACCCCGCGGGACCCAT
This portion of the Halorussus sp. MSC15.2 genome encodes:
- a CDS encoding 2Fe-2S iron-sulfur cluster-binding protein, with the protein product MVDVLGLGLGLTLVLIVVALHYSEGTEWRTPDDISQEVLERRAETVAETDFPEPMNRSIGGGGGAVAVGGGAEGELEGEDDEDAGFDPAAISDDEVEYFDVEYVNEGETIEVANNETLLEAGEDEGWDLPYACRQGQCLSCGGKVQNGDATEYVQHSNNETLGEDEVEKGYVLTCTAYPTDDLALETNETP
- a CDS encoding DUF892 family protein; the encoded protein is MFEHELEGIYCAEHEIRDALENLESQVEHEDIEEAFRDHHEETQGHIDRLEEVIDRLSEPAEEEECEAIQGIITEQEHFAEEDPDQAVLDAFNLPAAQKVEHYEIAAYGSLAMLADRLRMDEAGDIFHENLEEEEATLEKLKDLAANFGYRQIAPD
- a CDS encoding MATE family efflux transporter; the encoded protein is MNTTSTDDTITEGGLLGPMFKLAWPIVVIQLLQVTYNIADTFWLGRLSADAVGALSLAFPLIFLLISIAGGFTTAGSILVAQYTGADSEGSAGKVAGQILTFVTLLAVALGALGYVATDSMLELLPSQGATTDQIIPLAGQYMEVFFLGLPFLFGFFVFTSLMRGYGDTRTPMRVMVVSVAMNVVLDPLLIFGVGPVPALGIETEILSGMGIEGAALATILSRGVASVLGFYVLFVARVGPDVQTRYLVPDLSYIWDIVRIGVPSTLEQSMSALAMITLTAMVVQFAPPVVSAYGLGNRLASLVFLPAMGLGRATNTMVGQNLGAGKSDRAERAAWIAAKVGAAVMFGVAVIAALFPEPIVSVFMATGTDAARETVRHGAEYLRIRSVEFTFMAILQVMLGAYRGAGNTKTAMAFSAVALWVGRVPTVYYLAFVADMGATGIWVGMALGNVLGAVAAALWFTRGTWKATVIDEDETPESDRAPPPGAEPEVSETGPTGPSDGK
- a CDS encoding creatininase family protein — encoded protein: MNLFDSTWTDADAAETDLALLPVGSTEQHGPHAPLGTDVLTAEAVAEAGADAYGGEVVVAPAIPVGVAAEHRQFTGTLWVSPDTFRDYVRETVASLAHHGWDRVVLVNGHGGNVGALREVAGTITREDDAYAVPFTWFDAVGDHGDEMGHGGPLETAMLRHVAPDLVAEERVAEAREGASDRWGEWVSYSNLTYDSAEFTENGVVGDPADGPAERGAELLELASEALGRLLEAVESRNVPLPPHK
- a CDS encoding ornithine cyclodeaminase family protein; translation: MVRILSDSQVADCLDLADLLPVVREAFVKQGRGEVERPDRPHFPVGAGLDGPDPAGTGLVMPAYLHGAAFYATKLVGVHEGNAERGLPTVNAQIALTEAGTGLPAAYLAGTRITNARTGCIGGLAAAELAVTPAAPDSGLTLALLGAGTQARWQARAIADATDLESVRIYSPSDSKDDCVADLREELDLPPDAIVTADSPEDAVRGANVVVTATTATDPVFPGAALDPGALVVAVGAYTAEMRELDAETFERASRVFADVPEEVAEIGDALEADLAADDLVPFSAVLEGRAGRDSGDDILVVESVGTAVLDAAAAEHVFGVAEEKGVGIEVSL
- a CDS encoding DJ-1/PfpI family protein — its product is MTTDIVVVVYEGFDEMDAIAPYEVFSHASDRGCDLDVSVRTLDSADRVTASHGLDVEVDGRLADADPDFVVVPGGGWNDRADTSAWAEAQRGDLPRALTDLHEDGVGLAAVCTGGMLLAEAGILDDRPAVTHASALDDLRETDAEVVDARVVDASGGTLSSGATPSDDGDVLTAGGVTSGLDLSLYLVGRICGEEVAEQVATEIEYEPREDVYVAREE